Proteins found in one Oncorhynchus mykiss isolate Arlee chromosome 3, USDA_OmykA_1.1, whole genome shotgun sequence genomic segment:
- the LOC110518407 gene encoding sal-like protein 3: MSRRKQAKPQHLKSDEDSTIAGVVSENATGEVLDDADSGNESRSGSEETHVCEKCCAEFFKWSDFCEHLTSCIKNPLVLIVNENETEPSREYPAEPSPSPSCRSDQADSEDAGEGSSHSPGEDDEGAEIALEGSSALDKEDEPMELSLEKPVDLEESDTSPQPDGALPQLCDPAPSSGKSYSMPSTNVTLETLHSTSVAVAQFSQSVHAAVAGSGVSPLAIPMILDQLMALQQQQIHQLQLIEQIRSQVALMQRQPSVTQPTQNHHRHHHSTVAGSQGPSSSSLPAVPSQLQQLHNFITPPVHQLPIRLPSPLNSLGSSSSSLTSAIDGPLFSHTQQSSNQQSNVSMPNTTSANSSFPPSSGNVLSSLLPPCMASITHSSSSGAESTGGGGMSSSSTALPRNSSSPLSLGHSSLLSTSPSNLPLIPHSSSSSVIFPNPLASIAATANALDPLSALMRHRKGKPPNVSVFDTKPSSEDPFFKHKCRFCAKVFGSDSALQIHLRSHTGERPFKCNICGNRFSTKGNLKVHFQRHKEKYPHVQMNPYPVPEYLDNVPTSSGIPYGMSFPPEKPVTTWLDSKPVLPTVPTSVGLQFPTTLPSMMGGYGDSPSLTPLSRSPQRPSPPSSECASRSPNLFTEAGMITTSQSPQPNLGGDMPPILKPEGIHLPPNLPTSRPGENTTTTTTVTQVVLATTVNATTSTSSYTEPIIAPSSVSHPILPMISDQFKAKFPFGGLLDSMQTSETSKLQQLVENIDKKMTDPNQCVICHRVLSCQSALKMHYRIHTGERPFKCKVCGRAFTTKGNLKTHFGVHRSKPPLRVQHSCPICQKKFTNAVVLQQHIRMHMGGQIPNTPLPESLQEMDTDLSFDEKSLDAMSNYDDELLDEMEAAMEDEAELKEGEMMMDPSKPLHPYSGMSPGRSPPTSVISSIAALENQMKMIDSSVNMSRSFGLKPMQNGGGFGGENDFFNNDSLYASGDLEGQSVGSPALSESSGSMQPLSPAHSHPESHRSKSPATLNHSSSTAAEGQENNGMATVKSEKSDTPSPAPVSEGNVALDLTASLTQPSRHFIKEENHFNMMFLGRDRGLSNSSLLNTASNMIKMEMNGHRHRKPMSLNDGPYMPVGIQVPASAPQTNMSPSITPMLAPPTPRRTPKQHNCHNCGKNFSSASALQIHERTHTGEKPFGCSICGRAFTTKGNLKVHMGTHMWNNAPARRGRRLSVENPMALLGGDAMKFSEMFQKDLAARAMNVDPGFWNQYAAAITNGLAMKNNEISVIQNGGLPQLPVSLGGGGMTSLRAMSGGMDHMDRVNASSSPPMTGLDKTVLEVGARRPFARFMEENKEIGIN, translated from the exons ATGTCCCGTCGCAAGCAAGCGAAGCCACAGCACCTCAAGTCGGACGAGGATTCCACAATAGCCGGGGTGGTATCCGAAAATG CCACAGGAGAAGTGCTGGATGACGCAGACAGTGGGAATGAGAGCCGCAGTGGGAGTGAGGAGACCCATGTGTGTGAGAAGTGTTGTGCCGAGTTCTTCAAGTGGTCTGATTTCTGTGAACACCTGACGAGCTGCATCAAGAACCCCCTGGTGCTCATAGTAAACGAAAACGAGACTGAACCCTCCCGGGAGTATCCTGCAGAGCCATCGCCCTCGCCAAGCTGTCGTAGTGACCAGGCAGACAGTGAGGACGCTGGAGAGGGCAGCAGCCACAGCCCCGGTGAGGACGATGAGGGCGCAGAGATAGCCCTGGAGGGGAGCAGTGCCCTGGACAAGGAGGACGAGCCCATGGAGCTGTCGCTTGAGAAACCGGTGGACCTCGAAGAGAGTGACACCTCCCCACAGCCAGATGGTGCTCTACCTCAGCTTTGCGATCCTGCCCCATCCTCTGGGAAGAGCTACAGCATGCCGAGCACCAACGTCACCCTGGAGACGCTACACAGCACCAGCGTGGCAGTGGCTCAGTTCTCCCAGAGTGTCCATGCCGCGGTGGCCGGTAGCGGGGTCTCCCCATTGGCCATCCCCATGATCCTGGACCAGCTGATGGCGCTGCAGCAGCAACAGATCCACCAACTCCAACTGATCGAACAGATCCGCAGTCAGGTGGCGTTGATGCAAAGGCAGCCCTCCGTCACCCAGCCAACCCAGAACCATCACCGCCACCACCACAGCACAGTTGCTGGCTCCCAGGGGCCGTCATCCTCCAGCCTCCCTGCCGTGCCCAGCCAACTCCAGCAGTTACACAACTTCATCACTCCCCCTGTCCACCAGCTACCCATCAGGTTGCCCTCACCGCTAAACAGCCtgggctcctcctcctcctccctcacctctGCTATAGATGGGCCCCTCTTCTCCCATACCCAGCAGAGTAGCAATCAGCAGTCAAATGTTTCGATGCCCAACACCACCTCAGCAAactcctctttccctccatccagtGGTAATGTGCTGTCGTCTCTACTGCCTCCCTGCATGGCTTCAatcacacacagcagcagcagcggagCTGAATCCACAGGTGGAGGAGgcatgagcagcagcagtacagcTCTGCCAAGGAATTCCAGCAGCCCCCTTTCACTAGGCCACAGCAGCCTCCTGAGCACCAGTCCCTCCAATCTACCACTGATACCTCACAGTTCATCTAGCAGTGTCATCTTCCCAAACCCGCTAGCCAGTATAGCTGCCACGGCCAATGCACTTGACCCACTCTCCGCTCTGATGAGGCACCGCAAGGGAAAGCCCCCCAACGTGTCTGTCTTCGACACCAAGCCCAGCTCAGAGGACCCCTTCTTCAAGCATAAGTGTAGGTTCTGTGCCAAGGTGTTTGGCAGTGACAGTGCCCTGCAGATCCACCTGCGCTCTCACACCGGCGAACGGCCCTTCAAGTGCAACATCTGCGGAAACCGGTTCTCCACCAAGGGAAATCTGAAGGTCCACTTCCAGAGGCACAAGGAGAAGTACCCGCACGTCCAGATGAACCCTTATCCCGTGCCAGAATACCTGGATAACGTGCCGACCAGCTCAGGCATACCATATGGTATGTCCTTCCCCCCAGAGAAGCCGGTGACCACCTGGCTGGACAGCAAACCTGTTCTCCCCACAGTCCCCACCTCAGTCGGGCTCCAGTTCCCCACAACTCTCCCCAGCATGATGGGAGGCTACGGTGATTCCCCGAGCCTCACTCCCCTTAGCAGATCACCCCAGAGGCCCTCCCCACCCTCCAGTGAGTGTGCCTCTCGGTCACCTAACCTCTTCACTGAAGCAGGCATGATCACCACCTCACAGTCTCCACAGCCCAACTTAGGGGGTGACATGCCTCCCATTCTTAAACCAGAGGGCATCCACCTGCCCCCAAACCTACCCACTTCCAGGCCTGGTGAGAAcacgaccaccaccaccaccgttaCTCAAGTGGTCCTCGCCACCACGGTCAACGCGACCACATCCACTAGCAGCTATACTGAACCCATCATTGCCCCCTCCTCGGTTTCCCATCCAATCCTTCCCATGATCTCTGATCAGTTCAAGGCCAAGTTTCCGTTCGGCGGCCTCCTGGACTCTATGCAAACGTCTGAGACCTCAAAGCTGCAGCAGCTGGTGGAGAACATCGACAAGAAGATGACCGACCCCAACCAGTGTGTCATCTGTCACCGTGTGCTCAGCTGCCAGAGCGCCCTCAAGATGCACTACCGCATTCACACAGGGGAAAGGCCTTTCAAATGTAAGGTCTGCGGCCGAGCATTCACCACTAAGGGCAATCTGAAAACACACTTTGGGGTCCATCGTTCCAAGCCCCCTCTCCGGGTCCAACACTCCTGCCCCATCTGCCAGAAGAAGTTCACGAACGCTGTAGTCCTGCAACAGCACATCCGCATGCACATGGGGGGCCAGATCCCCAACACCCCCCTGCCTGAGAGTCTTCAGGAGATGGACACCGACCTCTCCTTTGACGAGAAGAGCTTAGACGCCATGAGCAACTACGATGACGAGCTACTGGATGAGATGGAGGCAGCTATGGAGGACGAAGCAGAGCTGAAAGAAGGAGAGATGATGATGGACCCATCCAAACCTCTCCATCCATATTCAGGAATGTCCCCTGGTCGCTCCCCACCTACCTCTGTCATCTCCAGCATTGCTGCTCTGGAGAACCAGATGAAGATGATCGACTCCTCTGTCAATATGAGTCGCTCGTTCGGGCTGAAGCCCATGCAGAATGGTGGCGGGTTTGGAGGGGAGAATGACTTCTTCAACAATGACTCGCTGTATGCCTCGGGGGACCTGGAAGGCCAGAGTGTTGGAAGCCCGGCACTATCTGAGTCCTCAGGCTCCATGCAGCCACTCTCCCCTGCTCACAGTCACCCTGAGAGTCATCGATCCAAGTCCCCAGCCACACTCAACCATAGCAGCAGCACTGCAGCAGAGGGGCAGGAGAACAACGGGATGGCTACAGTGAAGTCTGAGAAGTCAGACACCCCATCCCCGGCACCTGTGTCTGAAGGTAATGTGGCATTGGACCTGACTGCTAGTCTAACCCAGCCTAGCAGGCACTTCATCAAGGAGGAGAACCACTTCAACATGATGTTCCTGGGCAGAGATAGAG gTCTGAGCAACTCTAGCTTGCTAAACACAGCATCCAACATGATCAAAATGGAGATGAATGGGCACAGGCACAGAAAGCCCATGTCCCTGAATGACGGTCCTTACATGCCTGTGGGCATCCAAGTGCCCGCTTCTGCACCCCAGACCAACATGAGCCCCAGTATCACCCCCATGCTGGCACCGCCAACTCCCCGTCGCACCCCCAAGCAGCACAACTgccacaactgtgggaagaacTTCTCCTCGGCTAGTGCCCTGCAGATccatgagcgcacacacacaggagagaaaccattcgGCTGCTCGATCTGTGGAAGAGCCTTCACCACTAAAGGCAACCTGAAG GTGCACATGGGCACCCACATGTGGAACAATGCGCCAGCCCGTCGTGGACGCCGTCTCTCCGTGGAAAACCCCATGGCCTTGCTGGGCGGGGACGCCATGAAGTTTAGCGAGATGTTTCAGAAGGACTTGGCGGCGAGGGCCATGAACGTAGACCCTGGCTTCTGGAACCAGTATGCTGCCGCCATCACCAACGGCCTGGCCATGAAGAACAACGAGATCTCCGTCATCCAGAATGGAGGCCTCCCCCAGTTGCCCGTCAGCCTGGGTGGAGGAGGTATGACCTCGCTAAGGGCCATGTCTGGAGGTATGGACCATATGGACCGGGTGAATGCCAGTAGCAGCCCTCCCATGACTGGGCTGGATAAGACAGTTCTGGAGGTTGGGGCTAGACGCCCCTTCGCTCGATTTATGGAGGAAAATAAAGAGATTGGGATCAattaa